A window from Chelmon rostratus isolate fCheRos1 chromosome 13, fCheRos1.pri, whole genome shotgun sequence encodes these proteins:
- the rapgef4a gene encoding rap guanine nucleotide exchange factor 4 isoform X3: protein MAGLLVPPYGVMESGCSADRMPDKENISNNSFVSVSRHQNKKSFIESPAKPHLKCITQVPSEKILRAGKILRNAILSRAPHMIRDRKYHLKTYRQCCVGTELVDWQLQQSSCVHSRVQAVGMWQVLLEEGVLNHVDQELSFQDKYLFYRFLDDEQEDAPLPSEEERKESQEELQDTLLLLSQIGPDAHMRMILRKHPSERTADDLEIIYEELLHIKALSHLSTTVKRELAGVLIFESHAKAGTVLFSQGEEGTSWYIILKGSVNVVIYGKGVVCTLHEGDDFGKLALVNDAPRAASIVLREDNCHFLRVDKEDFNRILRDVEANTVRLKEHGQDVLVLEKSLSSSRTSCHGASSSHYKYKVMSGTPEKILEHLLEMMRLDSQFTESDSALDDFVLTHCVFIPNSQLCPVLMAHYHAQALQGSEQEKLDYTLNNKRRVIRLVMQWAAVHGDHLQEEDVSVAFLEEFLMAVSNDAKAIPALRDQLTKLERIVKRNSEDARVSQKKHKVLLRQFSMGDEKLQKRQPIKSNDEILLKVYCCDHTYTTLRVPVAASVREVISAVADKLGSAEDLLLVNLSSAGEKVIFKPNDVSVFSTLSINGRLFACRRDQLDSLTPLPEQEGPSTGLLASFELMSSKDVAYHMTSYDWELFHCVHELELIYHTFGRQNVKKTTVNLDLFLRRFNEIQFWVITEMCLCSQLSKRVQLLKKFIKIAAHCKDYRNLNAFFAIVMGLSNPAVCRLNQTWEKLPSKFKKFYGEFENLMDPSRNHRAYRLTVAKLEPPIIPFMPLLIKDMTFTHEGNKTCIDNLVNFEKMRMIANTVKIVRYCRSQPFSPDSPLASKNHPEVRTYVRQLNVIDNQRTLTQLSHGLEPRRS, encoded by the exons GGATGCCGGACAAAGAGAACATAAGCAACAACTCATTTGTTTCAGTCTCCAGACATCAGAATAAG aagTCATTCATTGAAAGTCCAGCCAAACCTCACCTTAAATGCATTACTCAG GTGCCCTCTGAGAAGATCCTGCGGGCGGGAAAGATTCTCCGTAACGCCATCCTCTCCAGGGCGCCCCACATGATCAGAGACAGGAAGTACCACTTGAAGACCTACAG GCAGTGTTGCGTGGGGACAGAGCTGGTTGACTGGCAATTGCAGCAGAGCTCCTGCGTCCACTCTCGTGTTCAGGCTGTGGGCATGTGGCAGGTGCTGTTGGAGGAAGGTGTTCTCAACCACG TGGACCAGGAGCTGAGCTTCCAGGACAAGTACCTTTTCTACCGCTTCCTGGATGACGAGCAGGAAGATGCTCCTTTGCCcagcgaggaggagaggaaggagagccaagaggagctgcaggacaccctgctcctcctctcgcAGATTGGACCTGACGCCCACATGAGGATGATTTTGAGGAAACA tccGTCTGAGAGAACAGCAGATGATTTGGAGATCATTTATGAAGAGCTGCTCCATATAAAGGCCTTATCTCACCTATCCACCACT GTTAAGAGAGAACTGGCAGGAGTGCTGATCTTTGAGTCTCATGCAAAGGCAGGAACAGTGT tgTTCAGTCAGGGGGAGGAGGGCACATCATGGTACATTATTCTAAAGGGCTCAGTCAATGTCGTCATCTATGGAAAA GGTGTTGTTTGCACCCTTCATGAAGGAGACGACTTTGGGAAGCTCGCTCTTGTCAATGACGCCCCCCGCGCTGCCTCCATTGTCCTGCGAGAGGACAACTGTCACTTCCTGAGGGTAGATAAGGAGGACTTCAACAGGATTTTGAGG gacgTGGAGGCCAACACGGTGCGTCTGAAGGAACACGGTCAGGATGTCCTGGTGTTGGAAAAGAGTCTCAGCAGCAGTCGGACCTCCTGCCATGGAGCCTCATCCTCCCATTACAA ATACAAGGTAATGTCGGGGACTCCGGAGAAGATTTTGGAGCACCTCCTCGAAATGATGCGGCTGGATTCTCAATTCACAGAGTCAG ACTCAGCCTTAGATGACTTTGTGCTCACGCACTGTGTCTTCATCCCAAACAGTCAACTGTGTCCGGTGCTGATGGCCCA CTACCATGCCCAGGCCTTGCAGGGCTCCGAACAGGAGAAGCTGGACTACACACTAAACAACAAGCGCAGGGTGATCCGCTTGGTGATGCAGTGGGCTGCTGTGCATGGAgatcacctgcaggaggaggacgtCTCAGTGGCCTTCCTAGAG GAGTTTCTCATGGCGGTATCTAATGATGCCAAAGCGATTCCAGCCCTCAGGGATCAACTAACTAAACTGGAGAGAATCGTAAAGCGAAA CTCTGAAGATGCCCGAGTCTCACAGAAAAAG CACAAAGTCCTCCTGCGGCAGTTCAGTATGGGAGACGAAAAGCTTCAGAAGCGTCAGCCCATCAAGAGCAACGATGAAA TTCTGCTCAAAGTCTACTGCTGTGACCACACCTACACAACGCTCCGAGTCCCCGTGGCCGCCTCCGTCAGGGAGGTCATTAGCGCTGTGGCCGACAAGCTGGGGTCAGCAGAGGACCTGCTCCTGGTCAACCTCAGTTCCGCAGGAG AGAAAGTAATCTTCAAGCCCAATGATGTTTCCGTGTTCTCCACGCTCAGCATAAATGGACGTCTGTTTGCCTGCAGGAGGGATCAGCTGGATTCTTTA ACCCCGTTACCTGAGCAGGAGGGTCCCTCTACAGGGCTCTTGGCCAGCTTTGAGTTGATGAGCTCCAAGGACGTAGCTTACCACATGACTTCCTATGACTGGGAGCTTTTTCACTGCGTACATGAG CTTGAACTCATCTACCACACATTCGGGAGGCAAAACGTCAAGAAAACCACGGTGAACCTGGACCTGTTCCTAAGGAGGTTTAATGAGATTCAGTTTTGGGTGATCACAGAGATGTGTCTCTGTTCCCAGCTCAGCAAGAGGGTGCAACTTCTCAAGAAGTTCATCAAGATTGCCGCCCA CTGTAAGGACTACAGGAATCTGAATGCCTTCTTTGCCATCGTTATGGGACTGAGCAACCCAGCAGTGTGCAGGTTGAATCAGACCTGGGAG aaaCTTCCCAGCAAATTCAAGAAGTTTTACGGGGAGTTTGAAAACTTGATG GATCCGTCCAGGAACCACCGGGCGTACCGACTGACCGTTGCCAAGCTAGAGCCTCCCATCATTCCCTTCATGCCGCTGCTGATCAAAG ACATGACATTCACTCATGAGGGCAACAAGACATGTATTGACAATTTGGTCAACTTTGAGAAAATG CGGATGATAGCTAACACAGTGAAGATAGTGAGATACTGTAGGAGCCAACCATTCA GTCCAGATTCACCTCTGGCCAGCAAGAACCACCCAGAAGTTCGGACTTACGTTCGTCAGCTCAACGTGATCGACAACCAAAGGACGCTAACTCAGCTCTCTCATGGACTTGAGCCCCGCAGGTCTTGA